The Rhodobium gokarnense DNA segment TTTCTTCCTGAATGTCGGCGGCACGGGGAAAACGGCGCCGGAGATCGCGGCGCGGATGGCCGAAGAGGGCCTGCGGCTCGGCGTCGAAAACCCGACCCGCATGCGCGCCGTCACCCATCTCGACGTCGATCGCGCCGGGATCGAGCTGGCGATCGGCATCATCCGCCGGGCCATCAGCGGTTAGGCATTCTCCGCGCCCGGCGCAGCCGCGCAAGGTCGCCAACGCCGAGGAAGGCCATGGTCGTCGCAAGGTCGGCGGCAAGGAGGTCCAGGCATTCGGCCGCGCCGGCCTCGCCCGCCGCGGCAAGGCCGTAGAGCGGCAGCCGCCCGACCATCACCGCATCGGCGCCGAGGGCGAGGTATCTGGCGACGTCGCCGCCGCTTTGGATGCCGCTGTCGGCGATGATGCCGATTTTTTCTCCGACCGCCTCGACGATTTCCGGGAGGACTTCCGCCGGCGTTACCGCAAGGTCGAGGTTGCGGCCGCCATGGGCGGAGACGACGATGGCAACGATCTCGCGGTCCCGCGCTTTTTCCGCCTCGGCCTTCGACAGGATGCCCTTCAGGATGATCTTTCCGGGCCAGCGCCGGCGCAGTTCGTCAATGTCGTCCCAGCCGAGGGCCTGGTCGAGCCGGACATCTTCGGCGACGGCATTGCGGGTGAGGGACGAGCGGAATTCGGGCGGATAATGCCCGTAGGTGGGAATGCCGCCTTCCAGCACGTAGCGCAGCATCACCGAAAGGGTCCAGCGCGGATGGGTCGCAAGGTCCCACGCCAGCGGCAGCGAGGCGCGCACGGGCACGCCGAAGCCGTTCTTCTGGTTATAGCGCCGGATCGGGGCGGCCGGCGTGTCCGAGGTCACCACCAGCGTGTCGACGCCGGTCTCCCGGACCCGGTCGAGGAGCCGCCAGGTGAGGTCGCGATTGCGGAACATGTAGAGCTGGAACCAGAGCCGCGCATCGGGCGCGGCGGCGCGGATGTCCTCGATCGGCGTGATCGACTGGGTGGAAACGCAGAACGGCATGCCGAGACGTGCCGCGGCGCGGGCGAGTTTCGCCTCGCCGTCATGGGTCACGAGGCCGGCGAGCGCGGTCGGGGCGACGATGAGGGGCGTCTTGAGGTCCGTCCCCATGAGGCTGGCCGAAACGTTGCGCGGGGCAGGGCCGGCAAGGGAGTCCGGGACGAGGCGGACGGCGTCGAGGTGCCGGCGGATGGTGGCGAGCGCCAGCTCGGCCTCCGTGCCGCGGTCGATATACTCGAACAGGCCGCGCGGCAGGCGAGACTTTGCCCTGCGGCGGCACTCGGCAAAATCCAGGGCGGCGGGCATGGCGGTTCAGCTCAGTTGCTGATGACCCAGATGACCTCGGCCGGCTCCGGCCCTTCCGACGTCCAGACATAGCCGCCGCTGGCGTCGTAATAGATCGAGTCGCCCTCGTTCAGGGTCAGCGGCTCGTAGATCTGGCTGTGGATGACCACGGTGCCCTTCAGGACATAGACGAAGATGTCGGCATCGTTGTTCGGCCAGGCCTTGTACTCGTCGACGGAGCGGGCGAGGACCCTGGTGTGGATCGGGACCATCCGCTTGTGCTTCAGGTCGGCGCACAAAAGGGTGTTGTCGCAGGTGCCGGTGTTGTGGGCGTTGCCGCTGCCGGCCCGCGAGATGCTGCGGCAGCCGGACAATGCCAGCGCGGGCTGCTCTTCGACTTCCGCCAGCAGGCTCAAGAGGTCGATGCCGAAGCCGCGCGAGATGCGCTGGATGGTGGCGATGGTCGGCGACAGCTCGTTGCGCTCGACCTTGGAAAGGGTGGAGGCGGAGACGGTGGTCGCCCTTGCGGCCTCCTGCAGTGTCCAGCCGCGCTCCTTGCGCAGGGCATAGAGCTTGGCGCCGACATCGACGGAGGGATCGGCCGCATCGCCGTCATTCAGGTCGGCCGCCGGCCTCGTTTTCACTTCGCTGTCCATCGGACCCTCTAAACCCCGTTCTCGCCGCCTTTGCCGCCCGCGATCGTCCGTTCGCGCGGCGACCGTCTCGCGGATGCCATCCCGCACACTCGGTCCTCGTTCCCCGGACTGTCCGGGCTATCGCCGGTGGCTGTAGCGCAGTTTTCGCGAACAATCCAGATCGCGATAATACGCCAAATTTTTCCTATAGTAGAAAAAATTTCGTTTCATGTTGACTCAATCGGCATCAAGGATACGATACCAAATGTCACAACAACCATAAGCACCAAATCCAGAGGTTCGACAGCGCCAAGGACCAAACGGGCCGTTGGATCGGGAACCAACCGCGGGGCAGGCGGCAGACGCCGGGAAAGCCCCGTGCCGAAAGGAGCTACTTCATGAACGTCTTCAGCAAGCTCAAGGCCGGTGCGGCGGCTGCCGTCATTGGCGTCAGCCTTGCCTGTGCAGCGGGCGCCCAGGCCGAAACCATCGTCAAGATCGCCACCGTCGACGGCGAGGGCGATCTCCTGAAGAACCCCTATTGGGCCTATACGGAAGTGTTCGGCACCATCCTGTCGAACCAGACCGGCGGCCGCTACACGGTTCAGGTGTTCCCGAACGGCCAGCTCGGCGACCTTGAATCCCTGCTCGAGCAGAACATCCGCGGCACGATCCAGATCGCTGCGGGCCTGTCCACCGGCCACCTGGCGGCCTACTACCCGCCGGTCCAGGTGCTCGACATGCCCTACGCATTTCCGAACCTGGAAATCGCCCGCAAGGTGCTCGACGGCGAATTCGGCCAGAATCTCTCCGACAAGATTGCCGCCGAGGCCGGCGTGCGCGTCCTCAGCTACATGCCGTCCGCGTTCCGCAACTTCTCCAACTCCGTGCGTCCGATCCATACCCCGGCGGACATGGAGGGGCTGAAGATGCGCACCCAGTCGATCCCGGTGCATCTGGAACTGGTGAAGGCGCTCGGCGCCTCGGCAACGCCGATCGCCTGGGCCGAAC contains these protein-coding regions:
- a CDS encoding alpha-hydroxy acid oxidase; the protein is MPAALDFAECRRRAKSRLPRGLFEYIDRGTEAELALATIRRHLDAVRLVPDSLAGPAPRNVSASLMGTDLKTPLIVAPTALAGLVTHDGEAKLARAAARLGMPFCVSTQSITPIEDIRAAAPDARLWFQLYMFRNRDLTWRLLDRVRETGVDTLVVTSDTPAAPIRRYNQKNGFGVPVRASLPLAWDLATHPRWTLSVMLRYVLEGGIPTYGHYPPEFRSSLTRNAVAEDVRLDQALGWDDIDELRRRWPGKIILKGILSKAEAEKARDREIVAIVVSAHGGRNLDLAVTPAEVLPEIVEAVGEKIGIIADSGIQSGGDVARYLALGADAVMVGRLPLYGLAAAGEAGAAECLDLLAADLATTMAFLGVGDLARLRRARRMPNR
- a CDS encoding helix-turn-helix domain-containing protein, whose amino-acid sequence is MKTRPAADLNDGDAADPSVDVGAKLYALRKERGWTLQEAARATTVSASTLSKVERNELSPTIATIQRISRGFGIDLLSLLAEVEEQPALALSGCRSISRAGSGNAHNTGTCDNTLLCADLKHKRMVPIHTRVLARSVDEYKAWPNNDADIFVYVLKGTVVIHSQIYEPLTLNEGDSIYYDASGGYVWTSEGPEPAEVIWVISN
- a CDS encoding TRAP transporter substrate-binding protein, which translates into the protein MNVFSKLKAGAAAAVIGVSLACAAGAQAETIVKIATVDGEGDLLKNPYWAYTEVFGTILSNQTGGRYTVQVFPNGQLGDLESLLEQNIRGTIQIAAGLSTGHLAAYYPPVQVLDMPYAFPNLEIARKVLDGEFGQNLSDKIAAEAGVRVLSYMPSAFRNFSNSVRPIHTPADMEGLKMRTQSIPVHLELVKALGASATPIAWAELYNALQTGVVDGQENAPYTMLLANLQEVQKYYTLDHHLTNIPIVTINEEFYQGLSDADKKAFDFAARQATFAMLGIITAKESQDLKVIRDAGIEIYQPTPEEFQLFVKATKAPVAAVLKDIVGQDLLDELDAAVEKASAE